In Panicum virgatum strain AP13 chromosome 5K, P.virgatum_v5, whole genome shotgun sequence, the genomic window TACTAGTTGTTTCTAATGAAACCTTCAGTATAATATTTTCACCTTAATCTTGCAAGGAGTAAATAACAATGCTTTCAATATCCTGGAATAAGTTTCTGAGCACTATGATAAACTTTTGGTACATTACTGCGATATTACTCATTGTTAAAAACCTTTATCATGAATGTGTTTAGACGAATAGTTACAAATGCTAATTGGaagtaaacaaaaaaaatacattcCTTTGAGAAGCTTTAATTTTTGTTTCAGTGGATTGATAGGTGCCAGGCTATCGACCAATGCTGTTATTGTGAAACAACTAGTTGGTGATAACTTAGCACTTAATGTGCAGACTTTATCAACTATTGTATCAGGCCTCACAATAGCAATGGTGGCAAATTGGAAGATGACACTGATTATAACAGTTGTGCTGCCCTTAGTCGGTTTGCAAGCCTATGCTCAGATGTTGTTTCTTAAAGGTCTCAATAAAAATTCAAAGGTATATTAAACGGATAGACCATTAGTATTGTTTGTACAATTATTTCTCATATAGAAAGTATCTTTGTCTAATTGCTTGGTGGGATGCAGTTGAAGTATGAAGAAGCAAGTCAAGTAGCAAGTGATGCAGTTGGCGGCATGAGAACTGTGGCATCATTTTGTGCCGAAAAGAATGTGATGAAAACATATGAGATGAAATGTGAATCTCCAATAAGGCAAGGAATAAGGGAAGGTGTTGTTGGTGGCTTGGGACTTGGCTTCTCATTAGCTGTATTCTACTTTGCGTATGCTCTCTGTTTCTACGTTGGTGCAAAGTTTGTTCAGCAAGGAAAGGCAACATTTCCTGAAGTATTTAAGGTGCACACACATTCTTATATATACCAATACTGcatcatttcattttttttccatgTTTTGGCCATCTCATGATCCAGCGGTTGTCAGGTGTTTTTTGTATTAGTTCTGGGAGCTGAAGGAATCTCCCGATCAAGCGCAATAGGTGCAGACAGTAATAAGGTTAATGATGCAGCCACCTCTGTCTTTGAAATTCTTGATTGTAAATCCAAGATTGATTACAGCAACGAGGAGGGTGTGACCATTGCAAGCGTGAGGGGTGACATTGATTTCCAGAATGTATGCTTTAGTTATCCACTGCGACCAAGTATTCAAATATTCAAGGATCTATCACTGAGTGTTCCTTCCGGAAAGGTGGTTGTTTTCATCAGAACTAAAAAGTAGCCTACACATTTTCAAATGATGCAGAACTTAACTTTAGTGGTGTTGTCCTTGCAGACTGTTGCACTCGTTGGGGAGAGTGGAAGTGGGAAGTCCACGGTGATTGCACTGCTTGAGAGGTTCTATGACCCGGATTCCGGTAGCATTTTTCTTGACGGCATTGATCTTCAGACCCTCAATGTAAGCTGGCTTCGGCAGCAAGTGGGGCTGGTTTCCCAAGAACCAGTACTGTTTAATGACACCATCCGCGCCAACATTGCTTATGGGAGGCAAGGGGAGGCTTCCGAAGAAGAAATCATTGCTGCTGCTGAAGCAGCCAATGCACATGAGTACATCTCCGCCCTTCCTGATGGGTACAACACCATCGTCGGCGAGAGAGGGATCCAGTTGTCAGGTGGGCAGAAGCAGCGTGTTGCCATCGCTAGGGCCATTATAAAGAATCCCAAGGTGTTGCTGCTCGATGAGGCAACGAGTGCACTGGATGTGGAGTCGGAGCGAGTGGTGCAAGAGGCTCTAGACAATGTGGTCATTGGTCGGACGACTGTGGTGGTGGCACATCGCTTATCGACAATTAGAGGCGCGGATATCATCACTGTCTTGAAGAACGGGACAGTAGTCGAGAAAGGGAGCCATGGTGACCTAATGCAGATAAAGGATGGCATCTATGCTTCACTTGTTGAGCTCAGCTCTAGTTCTCAATAATCTCAAACAGAGACCTGGACATTATTCACAGCTAGCATGATGAGCACCTTCACTTTTGGATATGGAAAAGGTGGCTACGCTACTCAAGCTTACATGAAACAATGAGTTCGCTTATGTCTATGTAAAATGTCATTTAATGTTTGTGAAAAGTTTCATGGAACAAGGTATTTGAATTGTTAAGTTGTACCTGAATTGTTAAGGTACATACGAGATGGGTGATTTGGAAGTATATCTCCAAAGTTGATTATGTTTCATTATGTCGATTGAATGAAAAGATATATTTGGGCCATGGACTATCAAGAATGTGTATACATGTATTATTTGAATAAGCATACTGAATATATTGGTTAGCTAGGGAAATGACTCGTCTTGAACGAACTCATAATAAAAATGTTTTTTAATTTTAACATATGAATCGAGAATGATTGTAAATGAAAAGGCCTGAGTTTAGTATTGCTCAACACATATCCATTTACTGAATATACTAATCATGCATGATATTATTCAAACATAAATCTGGACCCATATTACGGTATGCATGCATGATCTGTATGTGAAAATAATTGGTAGGAGATATCTACTGTCCTGCAGCCACAATATTTCAATTTTCTATTACACCGTTGAAGCCTTGAAAGTATACCGGACAAGTTCATTTAAAATAGCAAAAAAGAATTAGTTATTAGCTAGATGGATATGTTACCTCACAAGGATTCCACcttaaaattgcatatgcaaATGATGGTATATGGAACATCTCACAGTTATATAGTCACCTTAACATTTTTCTAgggattttctttttctttttgcactactacaaaaaacctttgtaggggcgggctaAACCATATTTGTAGGGGTGGATGGTGCACCCGCCCCTAATCTCTGCTCCTGGAAATCGATTCGCAGGGCTGGGCGACCGCATGTGCCGCCCCTGGAAATCGATTTTCAGGGGCGGTACACGCCCAaaaccgcccctagaaatggattACCAGGGCGGTTCGTGGGGCagaccgcccctgaaaatctatttccaggggcggctcATGCGGTCGCCCAACCCTGGAAATGTTTTTCGGGCccacaaaaaaaataatatagcgATTTGAAATATGGATTCCCGCTTTTATGTTCTATCGAGCTAGTTCGCAATTGAATGTCAACTATATTGTTCTATCGAGCTAGTTCACAATCGAATGTCCTAGTGATCGACATGGAACCTTTCATAAATATCAATAAATACGAACGCAAAATTAAATGTAGTGATTAACCACACACATGTATCACTACAAAGCATATATAACTAATATAGTACATCATTAAAATTGTATCTTGAATGCATGGTTTTCTCCTATTTACCGACGCTACTAGAGGAGGCACAGTGCTTCTTGTTCTCCCACTCACAAAGACCAAGATATTTACTCTCCATTGCTAATTCACTGTGTTTATCATAAAATGTTCTCTTCGGGTTGATCACTTCGTGCATGATGAAACGGCATAAATCGGCGACTACTTCTAGAAGTTGTTTCTCATGAAGTATCCCATAGTTCCTTTTGGGATGGTCCTGAAATTAACGAGAATCCATGAAAAAAGTAAGCACAAGTGTTAGATATACACAAAAATAATGTAACACATGTAAATCTATGCGTAATAAATAGTAGTCCCTTACATTTTCAGGATCAATTGTGTATCTCCCTTATACCCTGAGATGCTCGCACAAGTAATACCCGCAGTACACAGAGCAAGCAGGTTGCTTGTGGAACGAAAAGTGTGTGCGTAGAGTCATTTCTTTAGGCTTCTCAGGGGGATGAGTACCATTTAATGCAATATATTGCTGGTAAGCCCTGTTTGAAAAAGATAGAAGTGAGAAGTTAGTCTATAAATGCATGTTATTTATGCGAAATTTTACATGATGTACGTATGAAGCATAGTAAGTGCACTAACATTCTGAGGATGAATAAGAAATCAGTGTATGTTTTCTTTGGCCAATCCAAGGAGTCGAAGACAAGGACTCTTCCAATCTTGGGTTGCAGTGCAAAAGCGATCCAGTGATTTCTGCAATATtaaatatgtatttttttaGCTATGAATCGCAGCAAGTGTATATTGTAACAAATGATTAAAAGTAGAAGTACCTAATGTTATATGGTGCAAAAATGACATCAGCATCATCTTCCCATTTTTTCATCATTTTTGCTATGTAGGCCGCCACCATCTTCATGGCCTCTTTGAGGTGAAATTTTCGTTCCTTAGCTATCTGCGCAGGCGTCTTACAGTTCTTGAAGAGATCATGGTCCTCTTTCCACGTATTTGGCCTGTTGTGCTTGGCCTCACAAATTGCTAGAGGATCAAGATACTTGATCCTTCTACCTAAGATATATGCATCACTTGTTTGCATCCTGTAGAATAGAATTATATAATTAATAAGATATGCGTA contains:
- the LOC120709850 gene encoding uncharacterized protein LOC120709850, with the protein product MKQADPKPKAKDKTKAKSKDDSTSTAKRSGFSKPRTDTNFKQVVGVDEIPDLPDCPKKFTYRQPLLPDWCLQDVPSEMKRMHNWYIRACRLGLRTISAPYYSQVFGPAGPGIIDVLFNFQDIHAMFCLKELDIEMVRLWCMMQTSDAYILGRRIKYLDPLAICEAKHNRPNTWKEDHDLFKNCKTPAQIAKERKFHLKEAMKMVAAYIAKMMKKWEDDADVIFAPYNIRNHWIAFALQPKIGRVLVFDSLDWPKKTYTDFLFILRMAYQQYIALNGTHPPEKPKEMTLRTHFSFHKQPACSVYCGYYLCEHLRV